A stretch of Myxococcus hansupus DNA encodes these proteins:
- a CDS encoding acetyl-CoA hydrolase/transferase C-terminal domain-containing protein: MTATSTLKDRIENAALLAKVVPVEEAVKHVVHGNTVAISGFTKSGEPKTFFPALAWHFSQTAPESRITLLSGASLSEDVEGPMAPFIAKRGPYMSSPASRRRIHAGEMDFTDVHLSAFARNLMYGFYGDIDVAVVEVSRIRKNGSVVLTSSVGISTEALARAKKIVLEVNTSGPDYTGFHDIVLPAVHPHVGWPLPLVNVRDRIGNPYVEFDLSKVVAVVESRTPDHPVPFKAADDTAKRIAEHVIDFLLSCQKQYEWGKRLPPIQSGVGNVANAIIGQLYDSPFQKIRFWTEVFQDGMLRYVEDDAKFEYASATAVSFSSEGRQRFLDMFERSKDRLVLRPMWLSNSPEIISRLFVIAMNTPIEVDIYGHVNSTHIDGSRIVNGLGGSGDFFRNAYLSIVHTPSTRRLRDGRTVSCVMPYVRHIDHTEHDIKCVVTEQGYALNMDIRSPKRRAQDIIDRCAHPYFRPMLHAYLDMAGPGDEPRATDMKVLQSWWNDYDAATRAFPNTP; encoded by the coding sequence ATGACCGCGACGAGCACGCTGAAGGACCGAATCGAGAACGCCGCGCTGCTGGCGAAGGTTGTCCCCGTCGAAGAAGCGGTGAAGCACGTCGTCCACGGCAACACCGTGGCCATCAGCGGCTTCACCAAGTCGGGTGAGCCCAAGACGTTCTTCCCGGCGCTTGCCTGGCACTTCTCCCAGACGGCGCCGGAGTCTCGCATCACGCTGCTGTCGGGCGCGTCCCTGTCGGAAGACGTGGAGGGCCCCATGGCGCCCTTCATCGCCAAGCGCGGTCCCTACATGTCCTCGCCCGCCTCGCGGCGCCGCATCCACGCCGGCGAGATGGACTTCACGGACGTCCACCTGTCCGCCTTCGCGCGCAACCTGATGTACGGCTTCTACGGCGACATCGACGTGGCCGTGGTCGAGGTGTCGCGCATCCGGAAGAACGGCAGCGTCGTGCTCACCTCGTCGGTGGGCATCAGCACGGAGGCCCTGGCCCGCGCGAAGAAAATCGTGCTCGAGGTCAACACCTCCGGACCGGACTACACGGGCTTCCACGACATCGTCCTGCCCGCCGTCCACCCGCACGTGGGCTGGCCGCTGCCGCTCGTGAATGTGCGGGACCGCATTGGCAACCCGTACGTGGAGTTCGACCTGAGCAAGGTGGTGGCGGTGGTGGAGTCCCGCACGCCCGACCACCCGGTGCCCTTCAAGGCCGCGGACGACACGGCCAAGCGCATCGCCGAGCACGTCATCGACTTCCTGCTGAGCTGCCAGAAGCAGTACGAGTGGGGCAAGCGCCTCCCGCCGATTCAATCCGGCGTGGGCAACGTGGCCAACGCCATCATCGGCCAGCTCTACGACTCGCCCTTCCAGAAAATCCGCTTCTGGACCGAGGTCTTCCAGGACGGAATGCTGCGCTACGTGGAGGACGACGCGAAGTTCGAATACGCGTCCGCCACCGCGGTGTCCTTCTCCTCCGAGGGCCGCCAGCGCTTCCTCGACATGTTCGAGCGCAGCAAGGACCGGCTGGTGCTGCGGCCCATGTGGCTGTCCAACAGCCCCGAAATCATCTCCCGCCTCTTCGTCATCGCGATGAACACGCCCATCGAGGTGGACATCTACGGGCACGTCAACTCCACGCACATCGACGGCTCGCGCATCGTCAATGGCCTGGGCGGTTCGGGTGACTTCTTCCGCAACGCGTACCTGAGCATCGTCCACACGCCGTCCACGCGGCGGCTGCGGGACGGCCGCACGGTGAGCTGTGTCATGCCGTACGTGCGCCACATCGACCACACCGAGCACGACATCAAGTGCGTCGTCACCGAGCAGGGCTACGCGCTCAACATGGACATCCGCTCGCCCAAGCGACGCGCACAGGACATCATCGACCGCTGCGCGCATCCGTACTTCCGGCCCATGCTACACGCCTACCTCGACATGGCGGGCCCCGGCGACGAGCCGCGTGCCACGGACATGAAGGTCCTCCAGTCGTGGTGGAACGACTACGACGCGGCGACGCGCGCCTTCCCGAACACGCCGTGA
- a CDS encoding DUF47 domain-containing protein translates to MLEKLMPKSDEFFDDFDAQCAVTVEGAKMLYALLSDYRDVPARVQALKDVEHRGDEVTHTAFNRLHQQFITPFDRGQIHSLLSRIDDVLDLTNAAAARLHYYEIPSSLPDATELARLLVLSTEKVQEVVAALRLIKKPEQILAGCKEIKRLETQADEALRAGVGRLFKSGADTLLIIKWKEIYDFIETATDKCQSVANVIEGVVLEHS, encoded by the coding sequence ATGCTCGAGAAGCTGATGCCGAAGTCGGACGAGTTCTTCGACGACTTCGATGCGCAATGTGCCGTCACCGTCGAAGGCGCGAAGATGCTCTACGCGCTGCTCAGTGACTACCGCGACGTCCCCGCGCGGGTCCAAGCGCTCAAGGACGTGGAGCACCGTGGGGACGAGGTCACCCACACCGCCTTCAACCGCCTGCACCAGCAGTTCATCACCCCGTTCGACCGGGGGCAGATTCACTCGCTGCTGTCGCGCATCGACGACGTGTTGGACCTGACGAACGCCGCCGCCGCACGCCTGCACTACTACGAAATCCCGTCCAGCCTGCCGGACGCCACGGAGCTGGCGCGCCTGCTGGTGCTCTCCACGGAGAAGGTGCAGGAGGTGGTGGCCGCGCTGCGCCTCATCAAGAAGCCGGAGCAGATTCTGGCCGGGTGCAAGGAAATCAAGCGCCTGGAGACGCAGGCGGATGAAGCCCTGCGCGCGGGGGTCGGCCGGCTCTTCAAGAGCGGCGCGGACACGCTGCTCATCATCAAGTGGAAGGAGATTTACGACTTCATCGAGACCGCCACCGACAAGTGCCAGTCGGTGGCGAACGTCATCGAAGGCGTGGTGCTGGAGCACAGCTAA
- a CDS encoding zinc-dependent alcohol dehydrogenase family protein, which translates to MRAYELQQTGSVDAWVQVERPQPQPGPGQALVRIRAVSLNYCDLYIALGRYPGARPPSLIPVSDGAGEVVAVGAGVSRVTPGDRVAATFFQTWTDGPATPEKTGNALGGSVNGVLTEYAVVDAEGLILLPEHLSFEEGATLPCAAVTAWNSLVAEGRLQPGQTVLAQGTGGVSIFALQFAKALGARVIITSSQDAKLEHARKLGADGTINYRKHPDWETEVLALTGGQGVDHVLEVAGEETFPRSVKATRPGGHISLIGMLSGGFAKPDPALVEPKKLDVQRTYVGSRAMFEDMNRLITQHRLKPVIDRSFPFEQAREALAYMESGAHFGKIVVAV; encoded by the coding sequence ATGAGAGCCTATGAGCTGCAGCAGACGGGGAGCGTCGATGCGTGGGTCCAGGTGGAGCGGCCGCAGCCCCAGCCGGGTCCAGGCCAGGCGCTGGTCCGCATCCGCGCGGTGTCCCTGAACTACTGTGACCTCTACATCGCCCTGGGTCGCTACCCGGGCGCACGTCCCCCGTCCCTCATCCCCGTCTCCGACGGCGCGGGCGAGGTGGTCGCCGTGGGCGCAGGCGTGTCGCGCGTGACGCCGGGCGACCGCGTGGCCGCCACCTTCTTCCAGACGTGGACAGACGGCCCGGCCACCCCGGAGAAGACGGGCAACGCGCTAGGCGGCAGCGTGAATGGCGTGCTGACCGAGTACGCTGTCGTGGACGCGGAGGGGCTCATCCTCCTCCCGGAGCACCTGTCCTTCGAGGAAGGCGCCACCCTTCCCTGCGCGGCCGTCACGGCCTGGAACTCGCTGGTGGCCGAGGGCCGGCTCCAGCCGGGCCAGACGGTGCTCGCCCAGGGCACCGGCGGCGTGTCCATCTTCGCGCTCCAGTTCGCCAAGGCGCTGGGGGCGCGCGTCATCATCACCTCCAGCCAGGACGCGAAGCTGGAGCACGCCCGGAAGCTCGGCGCGGACGGCACCATCAACTACCGCAAGCACCCGGACTGGGAGACGGAGGTCCTCGCCCTCACCGGCGGCCAGGGCGTGGACCACGTCCTGGAGGTCGCGGGCGAGGAGACCTTCCCCCGCTCGGTCAAGGCCACCCGGCCCGGCGGCCACATCTCCCTCATCGGCATGCTCAGCGGCGGCTTCGCCAAGCCGGACCCGGCCCTGGTGGAGCCGAAGAAGCTGGACGTCCAGCGGACCTACGTGGGCAGCCGCGCCATGTTCGAGGACATGAACCGGCTCATCACCCAGCACCGGCTCAAGCCCGTCATCGACCGGAGCTTCCCGTTCGAGCAGGCGCGAGAGGCCCTGGCCTACATGGAGTCGGGGGCGCACTTTGGAAAGATTGTCGTCGCCGTTTGA
- a CDS encoding M3 family metallopeptidase, translating into MRKLFFAGAGMAVLASAGCATTSQESQSMATAPQTTAPAAQAPSNPLLASWAGPHGGVPPFDQVKVELFKPALEAAMDKTRAELAAIANNPAPATFENTLVALEATAKTQGEVETLYGIWSSSMSGPEFQALEREMAPKMAAFDDEIFQNEALFRRIEAVYQSPDKAKLTPEQQRLAWLHYTRFVRSGAKLDAAAKQKLAAVNQRLASLYTNFSQNVLADEEGYTVVLESEADLAGLPESVRAGAAAAAESRGQKGKWLITNTRSSMEPFLTYSSRRDLREKVWRHYVNRGDNGDARDNNAIIGEVLKLRAERAALLGYKTHAHWRLENAMARTPERAMELMEAVWKPAVARVHEEVKDMQRVADKEGAKIKIEPWDYRFYAEKVRKAKYDLDQNEVKPYLQLEKLREGMFWVAGELFGFSFTQVNDVPVFHPDVRVWEVKDQASGRHVGLWYFDPYARKGKRSGAWMNAYRSQERFRGEVTTIVSNNSNFVKGQPGEAVLISWEDASTLFHEFGHALHGLSSNVTYPSLAGTAVARDYVEFPSQLLEHWLSTPEVLNTYALHYQTGKPIPQALVDRIEKAATFNQGFGTVEYLSSALVDMKLHLAGATPIDADAFERDTLNALGMPKEVVMRHRTPQFGHVFAGDGYSAGYYSYLWSDTLTADAFERFTEGKGAYDKDVAALLRQHVFSVGNTLDPADAYRAFRGREAGIQALMRKRGFPVPGAQPAAAKKAAKAAK; encoded by the coding sequence ATGCGTAAGCTCTTCTTCGCGGGTGCGGGCATGGCCGTGCTCGCGTCCGCCGGCTGTGCGACGACCTCGCAGGAGTCCCAGTCCATGGCCACCGCGCCCCAGACGACCGCCCCCGCCGCGCAGGCTCCGTCCAACCCGCTGCTCGCGTCGTGGGCCGGGCCGCATGGCGGCGTGCCGCCGTTCGACCAAGTGAAGGTGGAGCTGTTCAAGCCGGCGCTCGAGGCGGCGATGGACAAGACGCGCGCCGAGCTGGCGGCCATCGCCAACAACCCGGCCCCGGCCACCTTCGAGAACACGCTGGTGGCGCTGGAGGCCACGGCGAAGACGCAGGGCGAGGTGGAGACGCTCTACGGCATCTGGAGCTCGTCCATGAGCGGGCCGGAGTTCCAGGCGCTGGAGCGGGAGATGGCGCCGAAGATGGCCGCCTTCGACGACGAAATCTTCCAGAACGAGGCGCTCTTCCGCCGCATCGAGGCGGTGTACCAGTCGCCCGACAAGGCGAAGCTGACGCCCGAGCAGCAGCGGCTCGCGTGGCTGCACTACACGCGCTTCGTGCGCTCCGGCGCGAAGCTGGACGCCGCGGCGAAGCAGAAGCTGGCGGCCGTCAACCAGCGGCTCGCCTCGCTCTACACGAACTTCAGCCAGAACGTGCTCGCGGACGAGGAGGGCTACACCGTCGTCCTGGAGTCGGAGGCGGACCTCGCGGGCCTGCCGGAGTCCGTGCGCGCGGGCGCCGCCGCCGCGGCCGAGTCGCGGGGCCAGAAGGGCAAGTGGCTCATCACCAACACGCGCTCCTCCATGGAGCCGTTCCTGACGTACTCGTCGCGCCGCGACCTGCGCGAGAAGGTGTGGCGCCACTACGTCAACCGCGGTGACAACGGCGACGCGCGCGACAACAACGCCATCATTGGCGAGGTCCTCAAGCTGCGCGCCGAGCGCGCCGCGCTGCTGGGCTACAAGACGCACGCGCACTGGCGGCTGGAGAACGCCATGGCCCGCACGCCCGAGCGCGCCATGGAGCTGATGGAGGCCGTCTGGAAGCCCGCGGTCGCCCGTGTCCACGAAGAGGTCAAGGACATGCAGCGCGTGGCGGACAAGGAGGGCGCGAAAATCAAGATCGAGCCCTGGGACTACCGCTTCTACGCGGAGAAGGTCCGCAAGGCGAAGTACGACCTGGACCAGAACGAGGTGAAGCCCTACCTCCAGTTGGAGAAGCTGCGCGAGGGCATGTTCTGGGTGGCCGGCGAGCTGTTCGGCTTCTCCTTCACGCAGGTGAACGACGTGCCCGTCTTCCACCCCGACGTGCGCGTCTGGGAGGTGAAGGACCAGGCCAGTGGGCGGCACGTGGGCCTGTGGTACTTCGACCCGTACGCGCGCAAGGGCAAGCGCTCCGGCGCGTGGATGAACGCCTACCGCAGCCAGGAGCGCTTCCGGGGCGAGGTCACCACCATCGTCTCCAACAACTCCAACTTCGTGAAGGGGCAGCCCGGTGAGGCGGTGCTCATCAGTTGGGAGGACGCCTCCACGCTGTTCCACGAGTTCGGCCACGCGCTGCACGGCCTCAGCTCCAACGTGACGTACCCGTCGCTGGCGGGCACGGCGGTGGCGCGCGACTACGTGGAGTTCCCCTCGCAGCTCCTGGAGCACTGGCTGTCCACGCCCGAGGTGCTCAACACCTACGCGCTGCACTACCAGACGGGCAAGCCCATCCCGCAGGCGCTGGTGGACCGCATCGAGAAGGCCGCGACGTTCAACCAGGGCTTCGGGACGGTGGAGTACCTGTCCAGCGCGCTGGTGGACATGAAGCTGCACCTGGCGGGCGCCACGCCCATTGACGCGGACGCCTTCGAGCGCGACACGCTCAACGCGCTGGGCATGCCGAAGGAAGTCGTCATGCGCCACCGCACGCCGCAGTTCGGCCACGTGTTCGCGGGCGACGGGTACTCGGCGGGCTACTACAGCTACCTGTGGTCGGACACGCTGACGGCGGACGCCTTCGAGCGCTTCACGGAGGGCAAGGGCGCCTACGACAAGGACGTGGCCGCGCTCCTGCGCCAGCACGTCTTCTCCGTGGGCAACACCCTGGACCCGGCCGACGCGTACCGCGCCTTCCGGGGCCGTGAGGCGGGCATCCAGGCGCTGATGCGCAAGCGCGGCTTCCCCGTGCCGGGCGCGCAGCCCGCGGCGGCGAAGAAGGCCGCGAAGGCCGCGAAGTAG
- a CDS encoding inorganic phosphate transporter, producing MLLAAVILIVAVALIFDFINGFHDAANSIATVVSTRVLSPNLAVAWAAFFNFVAAFGGGVHVANTMGKGIINFEMLRAEGPSAVLSVIFAALMGAIVWNLLTWWWGLPSSSSHALAGGMIGATLPVLGFAGLVGSGIAKIAAFIVLSPLIGMTLGISLMVLSTWVVHRQTPLKVDSWFRKLQLVSSAIFSYSHGTNDAQKVMGIIAVVLFGTIWKDRPFHIDWWMIISCHAAIALGTFFGGWRIVRTMGHSLTKLAPIGGFAAETGGGVTIIALAQLGIPVSTTHTITGAIVGVGSTKGWRAVKWGVAGRIIWAWVFTIPAAAITAAVVYGLTQLVVMLAS from the coding sequence ATGCTACTCGCCGCCGTCATCCTCATCGTCGCGGTCGCACTCATCTTCGACTTCATCAACGGCTTCCACGACGCGGCGAACTCCATCGCCACGGTGGTCTCCACCCGAGTGCTCTCCCCCAACCTGGCCGTGGCCTGGGCCGCCTTCTTCAACTTCGTGGCGGCCTTTGGCGGGGGCGTCCATGTGGCCAACACCATGGGCAAGGGCATCATCAACTTCGAGATGCTCCGCGCCGAGGGCCCCAGCGCGGTGCTCTCCGTCATCTTCGCCGCGCTCATGGGCGCCATCGTCTGGAACCTGCTGACGTGGTGGTGGGGCCTGCCCTCCTCGTCGTCGCACGCGCTGGCGGGCGGGATGATTGGCGCCACGCTGCCGGTGCTCGGCTTCGCCGGCCTCGTCGGCTCGGGCATCGCGAAGATTGCCGCCTTCATCGTGCTCTCGCCGCTCATCGGCATGACGCTGGGCATCAGCCTGATGGTGTTGAGCACGTGGGTCGTGCACCGCCAGACGCCGCTGAAGGTGGACTCGTGGTTCCGCAAGCTGCAGCTCGTATCCTCCGCCATCTTCTCCTACAGCCACGGCACCAATGACGCGCAGAAGGTGATGGGCATCATCGCGGTGGTGCTCTTCGGCACCATCTGGAAGGACCGGCCGTTCCACATCGACTGGTGGATGATCATCTCCTGTCACGCGGCCATCGCCCTGGGGACCTTCTTCGGCGGGTGGCGCATCGTGCGCACCATGGGCCACAGCCTCACCAAGCTGGCGCCCATTGGCGGCTTCGCCGCGGAGACGGGCGGCGGCGTCACCATCATCGCGCTCGCGCAGTTGGGCATCCCGGTGTCCACCACGCACACCATCACCGGCGCCATCGTGGGCGTGGGCTCCACCAAGGGCTGGCGCGCCGTGAAGTGGGGCGTCGCGGGCCGCATCATCTGGGCCTGGGTGTTCACCATTCCCGCGGCGGCCATCACCGCGGCGGTCGTCTACGGCCTCACGCAACTGGTCGTGATGCTCGCAAGCTGA
- the thrA gene encoding bifunctional aspartate kinase/homoserine dehydrogenase I, with protein sequence MRVMKFGGTSVGNAQRMRGVVDLAEAARKETRVMVVASAVSGITNLLVESARAAQEGNPVESLHGRFEEVHRGIVRELAAELGEARLRSLEEGLSTLSSELRGLLQGVGLLRECSPSVLAHLSGLGERASCLILGALMAARGLSPHAVEPRDAILCAGDPLQATPLQEESRARFAPLRDASGPGLMLMPGFFGGDGKGKTMCLGRGGSDYSAALAAAALDAALLEIWTDVDGIFSADPRLVPEAFPLPEVSFEEAMELAYFGAKVLHPKTIAPARERGIPVRVCNSFRPEHPGTRVTDDAAPPEHPVRGLSFLPGIALLNLAGAGLKGVPGTAARVFEAMAHASISVVLITQGSSECSISFCVQQADAERAVKALEAAFEMERAAGKVDTIEQQRGLAVLSIVGDGMRHRVGVAGTFFSALADVGCSIAAIAQGSSERSISAVISETDGPRALAHVHGRCFGTTEVVELLLAGVGSVGGELLKQVHQQAPKLRAHGLDLRVCVIANSKRCVASGEGLPLEDWKARLAAGNDGAPLDTFREWARAKRPGRPVFVDCTSSEDIALAYPSLMEAGLHVVTANKKANAGQWSHWRKLRETASRHQRRFLYETNVGAALPVIDTLKNMLRTGDRVLRVEGILSGSLSFILGLTEEGVPLSRAVGTAMEKRFTEPDPRDDLHGTDVARKVLILARELGRTVELEQVTLDSLLPSDFDATGPLDDFLARLPQVDAAFQRRVEALRKEGKVLRYVGSVTEDGCFVGLVPVSLEHPLAAVKGGENALSFTSERYSPTPLVIRGYGAGAAVTAAGVLADVLRLVDGPLP encoded by the coding sequence ATGAGGGTGATGAAATTCGGTGGGACGAGCGTGGGCAATGCCCAGCGCATGCGCGGCGTGGTGGACCTGGCCGAGGCCGCGCGCAAGGAGACGCGGGTGATGGTGGTCGCCTCCGCCGTCTCCGGCATCACCAACCTCCTGGTGGAATCGGCGCGCGCCGCCCAGGAGGGAAACCCCGTGGAGTCGCTCCACGGCCGCTTCGAGGAGGTCCACCGCGGCATCGTCCGCGAGTTGGCGGCGGAGCTGGGTGAGGCGCGGCTGCGCTCGCTGGAGGAAGGGCTGTCCACGCTGTCCTCCGAGCTGCGGGGGCTGCTGCAAGGCGTGGGACTCCTGCGGGAGTGTTCGCCGTCCGTGCTCGCGCACCTGTCCGGGCTGGGCGAGCGCGCCTCGTGCCTCATCCTGGGCGCGCTGATGGCCGCGCGAGGCCTGTCGCCGCACGCGGTGGAGCCGCGCGACGCCATCCTCTGCGCGGGCGACCCGCTCCAGGCCACGCCGCTCCAGGAGGAGAGCCGCGCCCGCTTCGCACCGCTGCGTGACGCAAGCGGCCCCGGGCTGATGCTGATGCCGGGCTTCTTCGGCGGCGACGGCAAGGGCAAGACGATGTGCCTGGGCCGAGGCGGCTCGGACTACTCGGCGGCGCTGGCGGCGGCGGCGCTGGACGCGGCGCTGCTGGAAATCTGGACGGACGTGGACGGCATCTTCAGCGCGGACCCGCGCCTGGTGCCCGAGGCCTTCCCCCTCCCCGAGGTGAGCTTCGAGGAGGCCATGGAGCTGGCCTACTTCGGCGCGAAGGTGCTCCACCCCAAGACGATTGCGCCCGCGCGCGAGCGCGGCATTCCGGTGCGCGTCTGCAACAGCTTCCGCCCCGAGCACCCGGGCACGCGCGTCACCGACGACGCCGCGCCGCCCGAGCACCCGGTGCGCGGCCTGTCCTTCCTCCCCGGCATCGCGCTGCTGAACCTGGCCGGCGCGGGCTTGAAGGGCGTGCCCGGCACCGCCGCCCGCGTCTTCGAGGCCATGGCCCACGCGAGCATCTCCGTGGTGCTCATCACCCAGGGCTCCAGCGAGTGCTCCATCAGCTTCTGCGTCCAGCAGGCCGACGCGGAGCGCGCCGTGAAGGCGCTGGAAGCGGCCTTCGAGATGGAGCGCGCCGCGGGCAAGGTGGACACCATCGAGCAGCAGCGCGGGCTCGCCGTGCTCAGCATCGTCGGTGACGGCATGCGCCACCGCGTGGGCGTGGCCGGCACGTTCTTCAGCGCGCTGGCGGACGTGGGGTGCAGCATCGCCGCCATCGCCCAGGGCTCCAGCGAGCGCAGCATCTCCGCCGTCATCTCGGAGACGGACGGCCCGCGCGCGCTGGCGCACGTGCATGGCCGCTGCTTCGGCACCACGGAGGTGGTGGAGCTGCTGCTGGCCGGCGTGGGCAGCGTGGGCGGCGAGCTGCTCAAGCAGGTGCACCAGCAGGCGCCCAAGCTGCGCGCCCACGGACTCGACTTGCGCGTGTGCGTCATCGCCAACAGCAAGCGCTGCGTGGCCTCCGGCGAGGGCCTGCCCCTGGAGGACTGGAAGGCGCGGCTCGCGGCGGGGAATGACGGCGCGCCGCTGGACACCTTCCGCGAATGGGCCCGCGCCAAGCGTCCGGGCCGGCCCGTCTTCGTGGACTGCACCAGCAGCGAGGACATCGCGCTCGCCTACCCGTCGCTGATGGAGGCCGGGCTCCACGTCGTCACCGCCAACAAGAAGGCCAACGCGGGGCAGTGGAGCCACTGGCGCAAGCTGCGCGAGACGGCCTCGCGTCACCAGCGGCGCTTCTTGTACGAGACGAACGTGGGCGCGGCGCTGCCCGTCATCGACACGTTGAAGAACATGCTGCGCACCGGTGACCGCGTGCTGCGCGTGGAGGGCATCCTCTCCGGCTCGCTGTCGTTCATCCTGGGCCTCACCGAGGAAGGCGTGCCCCTGTCCCGCGCGGTGGGCACCGCCATGGAGAAGCGCTTCACCGAACCGGACCCGCGCGACGACCTGCACGGGACGGACGTGGCGCGCAAGGTGCTCATCCTCGCGCGCGAGCTGGGCCGCACCGTGGAGCTGGAGCAGGTGACGCTGGACTCGCTGCTGCCCTCGGACTTCGACGCGACGGGGCCGCTGGATGACTTCCTCGCCCGCCTGCCGCAGGTGGACGCCGCCTTCCAGCGCCGCGTGGAGGCGCTGCGCAAGGAGGGCAAGGTGCTGCGCTACGTGGGCAGCGTCACCGAGGACGGCTGCTTCGTCGGGCTCGTCCCCGTGTCCCTGGAGCACCCGCTGGCCGCGGTCAAGGGCGGGGAGAACGCGCTTAGCTTCACGTCGGAGCGCTACAGCCCCACACCGCTCGTGATTCGCGGCTACGGCGCGGGCGCCGCGGTGACGGCCGCGGGCGTGCTGGCGGACGTGCTGCGGCTGGTCGACGGCCCCCTGCCCTGA
- a CDS encoding tetratricopeptide repeat protein yields the protein MERNGREACPPELAAQLREVDRLRRSGRYATALALARTLAEAHPRQARVLMELAQTLAIWGEVPEEALAWYERVLTLAPGHLTSRLYRALALCRLGRHEEAVADFDTLVGSGYRKALVLHMKRAEALEALGRDEAAERDWTLALEESPGNPWLLQQRAAARARLGRLDDAAKDLTEALASQSGDDVDPELLHARGVVRERQGDLDGARADFEAGLAAFREGDPLALLDALREGTMRKP from the coding sequence GTGGAGCGCAACGGACGAGAAGCCTGTCCTCCGGAGCTGGCCGCCCAGCTCCGCGAGGTGGACCGCCTGCGACGCAGCGGGCGGTACGCGACGGCGCTCGCGCTCGCCCGGACCTTGGCGGAGGCGCATCCCCGGCAGGCCCGCGTGCTGATGGAGCTGGCGCAGACGCTGGCCATCTGGGGCGAAGTCCCGGAAGAAGCACTGGCGTGGTACGAGCGCGTGCTGACGCTGGCGCCCGGTCACCTCACCAGCCGGCTGTACCGCGCCCTCGCGCTGTGCCGTCTGGGCCGCCATGAAGAGGCGGTGGCGGACTTCGACACGCTCGTCGGCTCGGGCTACCGCAAGGCGCTGGTGCTGCACATGAAGCGCGCCGAGGCGTTGGAGGCGCTGGGGCGGGACGAAGCGGCGGAGCGGGATTGGACGCTCGCGCTTGAGGAGTCCCCGGGCAACCCGTGGCTGCTCCAGCAGCGCGCCGCCGCGAGGGCTCGACTGGGCCGGCTGGACGACGCGGCGAAGGACCTCACGGAGGCGCTCGCGTCGCAGTCGGGTGATGACGTCGACCCGGAGCTGCTGCACGCGCGCGGGGTGGTGCGTGAGCGCCAAGGCGACCTGGACGGTGCTCGCGCGGACTTCGAGGCGGGGCTCGCGGCCTTTCGCGAAGGCGACCCGCTGGCGCTGCTGGACGCGCTCCGTGAAGGAACCATGCGCAAACCATGA
- the dusA gene encoding tRNA dihydrouridine(20/20a) synthase DusA — protein sequence MMPIRPTPLSVAPMMDWTDRNCRYFHRLLSRHTLLYTEMVTTGAVIHGDRDRLLGYDAAEHPVALQLGGSEPEALAESARIGEQWGYDEINLNVGCPSDRVQSGRFGACLMAEPELVARLVGAMRDAVNIPVTVKSRIAIDELEEWPTLEGFIRTVSAAGCTRFIVHARKAWLQGLSPRENRDVPPLRYDLVHRLKAEFPHLDISINGGIKTLDAAAEQLQHVDGVMMGRAPYENPYLLAEADRRFFGATTPVPQRHEVVEAMLPYIEKARGRGAPLGAITRHMLGLFQGLPGARAWRRHLSENAHKPGAGPDVVVAALAKVRREPEDVAA from the coding sequence ATGATGCCGATTCGCCCCACGCCGCTGTCTGTCGCGCCGATGATGGACTGGACGGACCGGAACTGCCGGTACTTCCACCGGCTGCTCAGCCGTCACACGCTGCTGTACACGGAGATGGTGACGACGGGCGCCGTCATCCACGGAGACCGGGACCGGCTCCTGGGCTACGACGCGGCGGAGCACCCCGTGGCGCTGCAGCTCGGCGGGTCCGAGCCCGAGGCGCTCGCCGAGTCGGCCCGCATCGGTGAGCAGTGGGGCTACGACGAAATCAACCTCAACGTCGGCTGCCCGAGCGACCGCGTCCAGTCGGGCCGCTTCGGCGCGTGTCTCATGGCGGAGCCGGAGCTCGTCGCCCGTCTGGTGGGCGCCATGCGGGACGCGGTGAACATCCCCGTGACGGTGAAGTCGCGCATCGCCATCGACGAGCTGGAGGAGTGGCCGACGTTGGAGGGCTTCATCCGGACCGTGTCGGCCGCGGGTTGCACGCGCTTCATCGTGCATGCGCGCAAGGCGTGGCTCCAGGGCTTGAGTCCCCGGGAGAACCGCGACGTCCCGCCGCTGCGCTACGATTTGGTCCACCGCCTCAAGGCGGAGTTCCCCCACCTGGACATCAGCATCAACGGCGGCATCAAGACGTTGGACGCCGCCGCCGAGCAGCTCCAGCACGTGGACGGGGTGATGATGGGGCGCGCGCCCTATGAGAACCCCTACCTGCTGGCGGAGGCCGACCGGCGCTTCTTCGGCGCCACCACGCCGGTGCCTCAGCGGCACGAAGTCGTGGAGGCGATGCTGCCGTACATCGAGAAGGCCCGCGGCCGCGGCGCGCCGCTGGGCGCCATCACCCGGCACATGCTGGGGCTCTTCCAGGGCCTGCCCGGTGCGCGCGCGTGGCGCCGGCACCTCAGTGAGAATGCCCACAAGCCGGGCGCGGGTCCGGATGTCGTGGTGGCGGCGCTCGCGAAGGTGCGGCGGGAGCCGGAGGACGTGGCGGCCTGA